From Bordetella flabilis, the proteins below share one genomic window:
- a CDS encoding ABC transporter permease, translating to MTSAATNIGITKAPRQIRWAAMGPFIALAGVVLAGMMLNSNFATGTNIANVVTRSAFIAIIAVGATFVISSRCLDLSVGSMMAFVTGIMILTMNRFVPTMGPNAIIVGALVGLLVGAGCGLLNGLIVTVGKIEPFIATLGTMGIFRALITWMSDGGSIPMARALREPYRPVYFGDVLGIPVPVAITLAVALAGAFILYRTKYGRRCMATGSNADVARFSGVSVTKVRTIAFVIQGLCVAIAAICYIPRLGAATPTTGQLWELQVITAVVIGGTLLRGGKARIWGTLAGALILEVIANLMVLSNMVSEYLVAAVQGVIIILAMLAHRFIK from the coding sequence ATGACAAGCGCGGCGACGAATATCGGGATAACTAAGGCGCCACGGCAAATCCGTTGGGCCGCCATGGGCCCATTCATCGCTCTGGCGGGAGTGGTGCTGGCCGGCATGATGCTGAACTCGAACTTCGCGACCGGAACCAATATCGCGAACGTCGTCACCCGATCGGCTTTCATTGCGATCATCGCGGTGGGCGCAACCTTTGTGATCTCATCGCGCTGCCTCGACTTGTCGGTCGGATCGATGATGGCTTTCGTGACCGGCATCATGATCCTGACGATGAACCGGTTCGTGCCGACGATGGGGCCGAACGCGATCATCGTCGGCGCGCTCGTGGGGCTGCTGGTCGGTGCGGGGTGCGGCCTGCTCAACGGCTTGATCGTAACCGTGGGCAAGATCGAACCCTTCATCGCCACGCTTGGCACGATGGGGATCTTTCGCGCGTTGATTACCTGGATGTCCGATGGTGGCTCGATCCCCATGGCGCGGGCATTGCGCGAACCATACCGGCCAGTCTATTTCGGCGATGTGCTGGGCATTCCGGTGCCAGTGGCCATTACATTGGCCGTCGCCCTGGCCGGTGCCTTCATCCTGTACCGGACCAAATATGGGCGCCGGTGCATGGCCACCGGTTCAAATGCCGATGTGGCGCGCTTCTCTGGCGTCTCGGTGACGAAGGTTCGCACCATTGCCTTTGTGATACAGGGGCTCTGCGTGGCGATTGCCGCGATCTGCTACATCCCCCGGCTCGGCGCCGCGACACCGACAACGGGCCAGTTGTGGGAACTGCAGGTGATCACCGCCGTGGTGATCGGCGGCACCTTGCTGCGGGGCGGCAAGGCCCGGATCTGGGGAACCCTTGCGGGGGCATTGATCCTGGAGGTGATCGCGAACCTGATGGTGCTGTC